A window of Aricia agestis chromosome 3, ilAriAges1.1, whole genome shotgun sequence contains these coding sequences:
- the LOC121740447 gene encoding uncharacterized protein LOC121740447, with product MRSRGQVMLDLVNAEIQILDGESTNSDERRRVPKRKYTVSPVHSGDGSDFDDSDIDPNYQNPVPKRKIIFSPLRKSPTTPPLPRPRSLSSSSTSSSSSSSSSSSSSSSSSSSSSSSSSSNNNNLNNNTEENLAQEIVQGKKKLRKPETWKANVVKALKNSGKAYKSRGKLKKDIPARKMRPPCGEKCRFKCSTTLDTTTRQKLFDAFWGLGDLQRQREYIVRHSHEIKPKYRYTSTNNYRALNTAFYFEENNSRVRVCKSFFKATLDLGDQAIKTALVKKTETGFIEEEKRGKHKNHPTLDPAVKESVVNFINSIPRVESHYLRAQTTREYIQSDRSLADIYRDYKDLRQASNLPFASESTFQRIFNFQFNIGFFSPKKDLCDLCESYKNANADEKLKLQQSYEQHLLEKDMARREKEKDKQETGAIVAVYDLQAVLQLPKGQVSLFFYKSRINCFNFTISDLYAKNVDCFFWNETEGKRGAVEIGSCVLSFIEMQLDKQPSGDIDLIFYSDNCCGQQKNKYLLTAYAYAVFNMRVKSITHKFLIRGHSQNEGDNVHSVIEKQVKRYIKSGPIYTPLQYITLIRTAKKSGPAYKVHEMTYDRFYDLKTLQEAWGSNFNMDENSNQVKWQEIKVLKVEKDSPMSFFYKTSYSDTEFKKCWVNKRKTRRTGVVSTSDIPSSLSRAYTHKIPLSDAKKKDIKELVDKNVIPKSFYDIFYKNIL from the exons aTGAGAAGCCGGGGGCAAGTAATGTTGGATCTCGTCAATGCAGAAATACAGA TTCTCGACGGGGAGTCAACTAATAGTGACGAACGACGACGAGTTCCTAAACGAAAATATACCGTATCACCCGTCCACAGCGGCGACGGGAGCGATTTTGACGACTCGGACATAGACCCAAACTACCAAAATCCTGTACCGAAacgaaaaataattttctcccCTTTGCGTAAGTCTCCTACTACTCCCCCATTACCACGACCTCGCTCTCTGTCATCATCGTCTACCAGTTCGAGTTCATCGAGCAGTTCAAGCAGCAGCTCTAGCAGCAGCTCCAGCAGCAGCTCCAGCAGCAGTTCaagcagtaataataataatttaaataataataccgaAGAAAATTTAGCACAGGAAATAGTACAGGGTAAGAAAAAACTGCGGAAGCCAGAAACATGGAAAGCTAACGTAGTCAAAGCTCTTAAAAATTCGGGTAAGGCGTATAAATCCCGTGGTAAACTGAAAAAAGATATTCCCGCTCGCAAAATGCGACCACCTTGCGGAGAAAAATGTCGTTTCAAATGCAGTACAACACTCGATACAACTACTCGTCAAAAGCTTTTTGATGCATTCTGGGGATTAGGTGACCTTCAACGTCAAAGAGAGTACATTGTGCGACATTCTCATGAAATCAAGCCTAAATATCGATACACAAGCACAAATAACTACCGAGCTCTAAATACGGCCTTCTATTTTGAAGAAAATAACTCGCGCGTTCGTGTCTGTAAGAGCTTTTTTAAGGCAACTCTTGACCTGGGAGATCAAGCAATTAAAACAGCATTAGTTAAAAAGACGGAAACTGGTTTCATAGAGGAAGAAAAAAGAGGGAAACATAAAAACCATCCTACGTTAGACCCTGCAGTTAAAGAGAGTGTTGTTAATTTCATCAACTCTATTCCTCGTGTAGAATCGCACTATCTAAGAGCTCAAACTACACGGGAATACATTCAAAGCGACAGGTCATTAGCAGATATTTACCGAGATTATAAGGATTTACGGCAAGCAAGTAACTTACCATTTGCTTCTGAATCAACATTCCAGCGGATATTCAACTTTCAGTTTAACATTGGATTTTTTAGTCCAAAAAAAGATTTATGTGACTTGTGTGAGAGTTATAAAAATGCAAACGCCgatgaaaaattaaaactgcAACAAAGCTATGAACAGCATCTACTTGAGAAGGACATGGCGCGACGTGAGAAGGAAAAAGATAAACAAGAAACAGGTGCTATAGTAGCTGTTTATGATTTACAAGCTGTTTTGCAGCTTCCGAAGGGCCAAGTAtcgttgtttttttataaatctagGATAAATTGTTTCAATTTTACAATAAGTGATTTGTATGCAAAGAATGTAGACTGTTTTTTTTGGAATGAGACTGAAGGAAAGCGTGGTGCGGTAGAAATAGGAAGCTGCGTTTTATCCTTCATAGAAATGCAGTTAGATAAGCAGCCTAGTGGGGACATAGATctgattttttattcagataacTGCTGCGGGcaacaaaaaaacaaatatcTGTTAACTGCTTATGCTTATGCTGTTTTTAATATGAGAGTGAAATCGATCACCCACAAGTTTTTAATTAGAGGTCATTCCCAAAATGAAGGGGATAATGTTCACAGTGTAATAGAAAAACAAGTGAAAAGGTACATCAAATCCGGTCCAATTTATACACCGTTACAGTATATTACATTGATACGAACTGCTAAAAAATCTGGACCAGCTTATAAAGTGCATGAAATGACCTATGACCGCTTTTATGACTTGAAAACTTTACAAGAAGCTTGGGGATCAAATTTTAATATGGATGAAAATAGCAATCAAGTAAAATGGCAGGAAATTAAAGTCCTCAAAGTTGAAAAGGATAGTCCCATGTCATTTTTCTATAAAACATCTTATTCAGATACTGAATTTAAAAAGTGCTGGGTAAATAAGAGGAAGACCAGACGTACAGGAGTAGTATCTACATCTGATATTCCATCAAGTTTGAGTAGAGCATACACACATAAGATTCCTTTGTCGGATGCCAAAAAGAAAGATATTAAAGAACTCGTGGACAAAAATGTCATTCCAAAgtctttttatgatattttttacaagaatattttgtga